One Parachlamydia sp. AcF125 DNA segment encodes these proteins:
- the rfbB gene encoding dTDP-glucose 4,6-dehydratase, with protein MVLVTGGAGFIGSNFIRNWLQYEKDPVVNLDKLTYAGNLHNLSEVCENPLYRFVRGDIQDRALVREILLQYQPRAIIHFAAESHVDRSIHSPSNFIQTNILGTYCLLEEALAYWKELSDEKKKHFRFLHISTDEVFGSLSPFAPASTETSAYLPKNPYSASKAAADHLVEAFGHTYQLPILITRSANNFGPCQFPEKFIPHLILQAMQGKPIPLYGDGLQVRNWIYVQDHCNAIRKVLIQGTVGESYNIAGIKETTNLELAEWICEILDELKPDASVRPHSSLIVHVKDRPGHDRRYALDGSKIGKELSWMPEASFETQLRETLKWYLNHPGWVNNILSGEYQNWIKHHYQG; from the coding sequence ATGGTTTTAGTGACAGGGGGAGCAGGTTTTATTGGGTCAAATTTCATCCGAAATTGGCTTCAGTATGAAAAAGATCCAGTCGTCAACCTCGACAAATTAACGTATGCGGGAAACCTTCATAATTTATCAGAAGTTTGTGAAAATCCCCTCTATCGTTTTGTTCGAGGAGATATTCAAGATCGCGCTTTAGTGCGCGAAATTTTGCTCCAATATCAACCCCGTGCAATCATTCACTTTGCAGCTGAATCTCATGTAGATCGCTCGATTCACTCTCCCTCTAATTTCATCCAAACAAACATTTTAGGAACTTACTGTTTGCTTGAAGAGGCGTTGGCCTATTGGAAGGAACTCTCAGATGAGAAAAAGAAGCATTTCCGCTTTCTGCACATTTCCACAGACGAGGTGTTTGGGTCCCTTTCTCCCTTTGCTCCGGCTTCTACAGAAACGAGTGCCTACTTGCCTAAAAATCCTTATTCGGCCTCCAAAGCTGCCGCCGATCATCTAGTAGAGGCGTTTGGCCACACTTACCAGCTGCCCATTTTAATTACGCGCAGCGCCAATAACTTTGGCCCTTGCCAATTTCCAGAAAAATTTATTCCCCATCTTATTTTACAAGCCATGCAGGGCAAACCTATTCCCCTTTATGGAGATGGATTGCAAGTGCGCAACTGGATTTATGTACAAGATCATTGCAATGCCATTCGGAAGGTTTTGATTCAAGGCACAGTGGGAGAGTCCTACAATATCGCAGGCATAAAGGAAACCACAAATTTGGAATTAGCTGAATGGATATGTGAAATTTTGGACGAACTTAAACCTGATGCTTCAGTTCGCCCTCATTCTTCTTTGATCGTCCATGTTAAAGATCGCCCAGGACATGATCGCCGCTATGCTTTGGACGGATCAAAAATAGGGAAAGAGTTGAGCTGGATGCCAGAAGCTAGTTTTGAAACTCAATTGCGAGAAACCCTTAAGTGGTATTTAAACCATCCTGGATGGGTTAATAACATTTTGTCTGGCGAGTATCAAAATTGGATTAAACATCACTATCAAGGATAA
- the rfbA gene encoding glucose-1-phosphate thymidylyltransferase RfbA, translating into MRKGIILAGGNGTRLYPLTMALSKQLLPVYDKPLIYYPISTLMLAGVREILIISTPHDLPRFQQLLGDGSQWGLDFYYASQPHPEGLAQAFMIGKTFIQNQPCVLTLGDNIFFGNELSQRLKAAEKTEEGATIFAYKVHNPQRYGVVEFDENRQPINIIEKPAMSKSRYAVTGLYFYDHQACEIAAQLKPSKRGELEITDLNNHYLQQGNLRVQVFGRGMAWLDAGTFESLLEASVFIQTIQHRQGVKIGCLEEIAFRMGYIGEEQLEKLAHSMRESDYGAYLLGLLDEQNLKL; encoded by the coding sequence ATGAGAAAAGGGATTATTTTAGCCGGGGGGAATGGAACAAGGCTTTATCCTCTTACTATGGCTTTATCAAAGCAGTTATTGCCAGTCTACGATAAACCCCTGATTTATTATCCCATTTCTACCTTAATGTTAGCGGGAGTTCGAGAAATCTTAATTATTTCCACTCCTCATGATCTTCCCCGTTTCCAACAGTTGTTAGGGGATGGTTCACAGTGGGGACTAGACTTTTATTATGCCTCTCAGCCTCATCCTGAAGGTTTAGCTCAGGCTTTTATGATTGGGAAAACCTTTATTCAAAATCAACCCTGTGTCCTCACCTTAGGAGACAATATCTTTTTTGGAAACGAGCTTAGCCAGCGTTTAAAAGCAGCCGAAAAGACAGAAGAGGGAGCGACAATCTTTGCCTACAAAGTTCATAACCCCCAAAGATATGGAGTGGTAGAGTTTGATGAAAATAGGCAACCGATCAACATTATAGAAAAACCTGCCATGTCCAAGTCAAGGTATGCGGTGACAGGTTTATATTTTTACGATCACCAAGCTTGTGAAATCGCGGCTCAATTGAAGCCTTCTAAAAGAGGGGAATTAGAAATTACGGATTTGAATAATCATTATCTGCAGCAGGGTAATCTCCGTGTCCAAGTATTTGGAAGAGGGATGGCATGGCTTGATGCAGGGACCTTTGAATCTTTGCTTGAAGCTTCGGTCTTTATCCAAACTATTCAACACCGACAAGGAGTTAAGATTGGCTGCTTGGAAGAAATTGCCTTCCGCATGGGGTATATTGGGGAAGAACAATTGGAAAAGTTAGCCCATTCTATGCGCGAGAGTGATTACGGAGCCTATTTGTTAGGACTCTTAGATGAACAAAATCTGAAACTTTAA
- the rfbC gene encoding dTDP-4-dehydrorhamnose 3,5-epimerase translates to MNILKTEIPEVLLIEHKVLRDARGFFLESYRAYDFAKGLNISANFVQDNHSHSIQGVLRGLHYQLKRPQGKLVRVISGEIFDVAVDLRQSSPTYGKWVGRYLSAEAPASLWIPPEFAHGFLVLSPQADVLYKTTDYYDPSSEYCLRWDDPHVGIEWPLQKPPLLSKKDREGKFFKDLPPF, encoded by the coding sequence ATGAACATTCTCAAAACAGAAATTCCCGAGGTGCTGTTGATTGAACATAAAGTATTACGCGACGCGCGAGGGTTTTTTTTAGAAAGTTATCGCGCCTATGATTTTGCTAAAGGGTTAAATATCTCTGCAAATTTTGTGCAAGATAATCACTCTCATTCCATTCAAGGGGTATTAAGGGGTTTGCATTACCAATTAAAAAGGCCGCAAGGGAAGCTTGTAAGAGTTATTTCAGGGGAGATTTTCGATGTGGCGGTTGATTTACGTCAATCCTCTCCCACTTATGGAAAATGGGTGGGGAGGTATCTCTCCGCGGAGGCTCCTGCTTCTCTGTGGATCCCTCCTGAATTTGCGCACGGCTTTTTAGTTTTATCTCCTCAGGCAGACGTGTTGTATAAAACGACTGATTACTATGACCCTTCTTCTGAATATTGCTTGAGATGGGATGACCCTCATGTAGGAATTGAATGGCCTTTACAAAAACCCCCTTTGTTGTCAAAAAAAGATAGGGAAGGGAAATTTTTTAAAGACTTACCCCCTTTTTAA
- a CDS encoding L,D-transpeptidase: MKRTISILISLGLLLILNNPLQAHSLPKQLVDRMKELRQPLTPHVIVVDVTSQKLFLFKDHKIVASYPVSTAAKGTGQEANSYKTPLGVHRIAEKIGTHAPLNAIFIERVNTGKIWTPFAKAKQGADLVLTRILWLEGLEKGFNKGKGKRGENVDSFQRYIYIHGTNAEGLIGTPASKGCIRMKNEDLLSLFAFIDPGSIVYIAHF, from the coding sequence ATGAAACGCACGATTTCCATTTTAATCTCTTTGGGGTTGTTATTAATCTTGAATAACCCGTTGCAAGCGCACTCACTACCCAAGCAACTGGTAGATAGAATGAAGGAATTGAGGCAGCCGCTAACACCTCATGTGATTGTAGTAGATGTGACCTCTCAAAAATTGTTCTTATTCAAGGACCATAAAATAGTCGCGAGTTACCCTGTTTCAACTGCTGCTAAAGGAACAGGTCAAGAAGCTAACAGCTATAAAACTCCCCTCGGTGTTCACCGCATTGCAGAAAAAATTGGAACGCATGCTCCTCTTAATGCGATTTTTATCGAAAGAGTGAATACGGGAAAAATTTGGACTCCTTTTGCTAAAGCTAAGCAAGGAGCCGATCTTGTCTTGACACGTATCCTGTGGTTAGAAGGCTTAGAGAAAGGCTTCAATAAAGGCAAAGGCAAAAGGGGGGAAAATGTAGACAGTTTTCAAAGGTATATTTACATCCATGGCACAAATGCTGAAGGTTTAATTGGAACTCCCGCCTCAAAAGGATGTATTCGCATGAAAAATGAAGACTTGCTCTCGTTGTTTGCGTTTATAGATCCTGGATCTATTGTGTATATTGCGCATTTTTAA
- the rnc gene encoding ribonuclease III: MKALDLLIPHISNIETKLGYEFKDKDLLALAFVHRSFINENREIHEHNERLEFLGDSVLGLMIADYLYRNLPSTPEGELSYLKSRLVEASSCVTYIHKLDLEQFLLLGRGERMNDGRGRESILADLLEAIIGAVYLDGGLESAKAFLFKNFSAEIEAILKTPVRNWKALLQDYCQKKYQTTPSYHVMEEKGPDHSKTFKISVFLKDEEVGKGEGGSKKEAQQKAAEDALSNMDIQE; the protein is encoded by the coding sequence ATGAAAGCATTGGATTTATTAATTCCCCATATTTCAAATATTGAAACAAAGTTAGGCTATGAATTTAAGGATAAGGACTTATTGGCCTTAGCTTTTGTCCACCGTTCTTTTATCAATGAAAATCGAGAAATTCACGAGCACAATGAGCGTTTAGAATTCTTGGGAGATTCTGTGTTAGGTTTGATGATTGCAGATTACTTATACCGCAATCTCCCTTCCACCCCCGAAGGAGAACTCTCTTATTTAAAATCCAGGCTGGTGGAAGCAAGTTCTTGTGTGACATACATTCATAAATTAGATCTCGAGCAATTTTTGCTGCTAGGGCGGGGAGAGAGGATGAATGATGGCAGAGGCAGAGAATCCATCCTTGCTGACTTACTTGAAGCCATTATTGGGGCCGTTTATTTAGACGGAGGATTAGAGAGCGCCAAAGCCTTTCTATTCAAAAATTTTTCCGCTGAGATCGAAGCGATTTTAAAAACCCCCGTGCGCAATTGGAAAGCCTTGCTTCAAGACTATTGCCAGAAAAAATATCAAACCACCCCTTCTTATCACGTCATGGAGGAAAAAGGGCCCGATCATAGCAAAACGTTTAAAATTTCTGTGTTTTTAAAGGATGAGGAAGTTGGCAAGGGAGAAGGGGGATCTAAAAAAGAAGCCCAGCAGAAAGCAGCTGAGGATGCTCTTTCTAATATGGATATTCAGGAATAA
- a CDS encoding branched-chain amino acid transport system II carrier protein yields MKNKSLVVSTGLAMFSMFFGSGNLVFPLTVGREAGGHFALSSLGFLLTGVLVPFLGVLVMFLYRGETHSFFSSLGKGAAFWFSLCALSLMGPFGVLARCIVVAHGTFGLVVPGVSLPFFSILSCAVIFMLTLNKRKIVSFLGTYLTPILLLSLGAIVLLGLWHGSFPADYTVTKWSAFQMGFLKGYQTMDLLAAFFFSTFILEHLQKNSAQELSQNTLIKIFFKASVVGASLLSIIYIALVTLGTVYGESFREVPQEQLLGLIAEQALGSYASLVLCVAVVLACLTTAIVLASLFADFLRTEVAKEKISAPFSLLVTLSIAFTVSTFEFAGIAGFLGPLLEAIYPALITLTVLSIVHKLWGYQLHRWPIAATLATKVLWF; encoded by the coding sequence GCACTTTGCTTTGTCCTCTCTGGGATTTTTACTGACAGGGGTGCTGGTTCCTTTCTTAGGCGTTTTAGTCATGTTTTTGTACCGAGGGGAAACCCACTCCTTTTTTTCTTCTTTAGGAAAAGGAGCGGCTTTTTGGTTTTCCCTCTGTGCCCTTTCTCTTATGGGGCCTTTTGGGGTGTTGGCGCGCTGTATAGTGGTGGCCCATGGCACTTTTGGCTTAGTCGTTCCCGGGGTATCCTTGCCTTTTTTTAGCATCCTATCTTGTGCTGTCATCTTCATGCTCACCTTGAACAAGCGAAAAATCGTGTCCTTTCTCGGTACTTATTTGACCCCTATCCTTTTACTGTCCTTAGGGGCGATCGTCTTGTTAGGATTATGGCATGGAAGTTTCCCTGCAGATTATACTGTGACCAAGTGGAGCGCTTTTCAAATGGGATTTCTAAAAGGGTATCAAACGATGGACTTGTTAGCGGCATTTTTCTTTTCCACCTTCATCCTTGAGCATTTACAGAAAAATTCGGCTCAAGAATTAAGCCAAAATACATTAATTAAAATCTTTTTTAAAGCTTCTGTGGTAGGGGCGAGTTTGTTGTCCATCATCTACATCGCGCTTGTCACTCTAGGAACCGTTTACGGAGAATCTTTTAGAGAGGTTCCTCAAGAGCAATTGCTAGGCCTGATAGCTGAGCAGGCTTTAGGATCTTACGCCTCTCTTGTATTATGTGTGGCCGTTGTCTTAGCTTGCTTGACTACCGCCATCGTCTTAGCCTCTTTATTTGCAGACTTTTTACGGACAGAAGTTGCAAAAGAGAAGATTTCTGCTCCCTTTTCTTTGCTTGTCACGCTTTCGATCGCTTTTACGGTTTCAACCTTTGAATTTGCCGGGATTGCGGGATTTCTAGGACCTTTACTTGAAGCGATCTATCCAGCTTTAATTACCTTGACAGTTTTAAGCATTGTTCACAAGTTATGGGGATACCAATTACACCGCTGGCCCATCGCAGCAACTCTTGCAACCAAGGTCTTGTGGTTCTAA
- the radA gene encoding DNA repair protein RadA, which produces MAIKQKNVWYCSECGHKQTKWLGQCPQCSRWNTFHEEVEFLGGTRFESAPSLSANKPMRIKEVSSVEIPRISTHMQECDRLIGGGLVPGSLTLVGGDPGIGKSTLLLQLSNALAMQGLIILYVCGEESVEQTSMRAKRLGVETDNLYLLNETNFSAIKVQIDNIKPDVLIIDSIQIVYKSEISSAPGSVSQVRETTTEFMHLAKGRRIATFLIGHVTKSGEIAGPRVLEHLVDTVLYFEGDKQQNYRMIRVVKNRFGPTDEIAVFQMNSGGLTQVPNPSHIFLEERTKNRVGSVVIPTIEGTRPILIEAQALVTETVFSTPSRRCTGLDQNRLALLLAVLEKRMRYQLYKCDVFVSIAGGIRVTEPGLDLGVLLAVASSMRNRVIDPETAVVGEVGLGGEIRSVPRVDSRIKEALHMGFTRCVIPKRNLKGVSDEIRQKVALIGVEFVEEAVDALIA; this is translated from the coding sequence GTGGCGATTAAGCAAAAAAACGTATGGTACTGCAGTGAATGTGGCCATAAACAGACAAAATGGTTGGGGCAGTGTCCCCAATGTTCCCGCTGGAATACCTTCCATGAAGAAGTGGAGTTCTTAGGGGGCACCCGGTTTGAGTCGGCTCCTTCTCTCTCCGCTAATAAACCCATGCGCATTAAAGAGGTGTCGTCGGTTGAAATCCCCCGCATTTCAACCCACATGCAAGAATGTGATCGTTTAATTGGAGGTGGGCTTGTTCCCGGTTCCCTGACCCTTGTAGGAGGCGATCCTGGAATTGGAAAATCCACTTTGCTGCTCCAGCTTTCAAATGCTTTAGCCATGCAGGGGTTAATTATTTTGTATGTTTGCGGAGAAGAATCTGTTGAGCAAACTTCCATGCGTGCAAAACGTTTAGGCGTTGAGACGGATAACCTTTATCTCTTAAACGAGACAAATTTTTCGGCTATTAAGGTGCAAATTGATAACATCAAACCGGATGTTCTCATTATTGACTCCATCCAGATTGTGTATAAAAGTGAGATTAGCTCTGCTCCTGGTTCAGTTTCCCAAGTGCGGGAAACCACGACAGAATTCATGCATTTGGCAAAAGGGCGTAGAATTGCCACTTTTTTAATCGGCCACGTCACTAAATCAGGAGAAATTGCAGGGCCCCGCGTGCTTGAGCATTTGGTGGATACCGTGCTGTACTTTGAAGGAGATAAGCAGCAGAATTACCGAATGATTCGGGTGGTTAAAAATCGGTTTGGTCCCACAGATGAGATAGCGGTATTTCAAATGAATTCGGGAGGGCTGACTCAAGTGCCTAATCCCTCCCATATCTTTTTAGAAGAAAGGACTAAAAATAGAGTGGGCTCAGTGGTCATCCCGACGATTGAAGGAACTCGGCCCATTTTGATTGAAGCCCAAGCTCTTGTAACCGAAACAGTATTTAGCACCCCTTCACGCCGCTGTACAGGCTTAGATCAAAACCGCTTAGCCCTTCTGTTAGCGGTGCTAGAGAAAAGAATGCGTTATCAATTGTATAAATGCGATGTATTTGTCTCGATTGCCGGGGGAATACGGGTTACCGAGCCAGGTTTAGATTTGGGCGTACTTTTGGCAGTGGCCTCTTCCATGCGCAATCGGGTGATCGATCCAGAAACCGCAGTAGTCGGCGAAGTGGGCTTAGGAGGGGAAATTCGCAGTGTTCCGCGAGTGGATAGCCGCATTAAGGAAGCTTTACACATGGGATTTACTCGCTGTGTCATTCCTAAACGAAACCTAAAAGGCGTTTCAGACGAAATCCGGC